In Elaeis guineensis isolate ETL-2024a chromosome 1, EG11, whole genome shotgun sequence, a genomic segment contains:
- the LOC105032458 gene encoding transcription factor FER-LIKE IRON DEFICIENCY-INDUCED TRANSCRIPTION FACTOR-like: MEDYYLFHTPQTLFMDSIPHDLMNNNTFDATITDYDHVFNEFMLFGNEYDGHGLWLKSENMFNGEGKGTSNSGLRINAVEDSSDIYLSVDGNAPTSRVVKESPEEKQGDGNSSGRTTRVAKLRRDRSKTLISERRRRGRMKEKLYELRSLVPNITKMDKASIIADAVGYVQNLQRQARKLAEEIRLLESSSKVDQLSGILSENSRKASQVDQGRSNPVGGKVLQLMAFEVRKGRFYVRLECSKNEGVSSSLYTAIESLGCFHLESSNISIASEIFVLTLNVRGFMEEMNVSTLKLWVMGAIFKEGFEFEMTAIL, from the exons ATGGAGGACTACTACCTATTCCACACCCCACAAACACTCTTTATGGACTCCATCCCTCATGATCTCATGAACAACAATACCTTTGACGCAACCATCACAGATTATGATCATGTCTTCAATGAATTCATGCTCTTTGGAAATGAGTATGATGGCCATGGGCTGTGGTTGAAGAGTGAAAATATGTTCAATGGCGAAGGCAAAGGCACCTCAAATTCCGGCTTGCGCATCAATGCAGTCGAGGACTCTTCCGACATTTACTTGTCAGTAGATGGCAATGCACCTACAAGTAGGGTTGTCAAGGAGAGTCCTGAGGAGAAACAAGGTGATGGCAATTCCTCAGGCAGGACGACAAGGGTGGCGAAGTTGCGGAGAGATCGTTCGAAGACTTTGATCTCAGAGAGGCGGCGGCGTGGTCGAATGAAGGAGAAGCTCTATGAGCTGCGGTCCTTGGTTCCTAACATAACTAAG ATGGACAAGGCTTCGATCATCGCCGATGCAGTTGGGTATGTGCAAAATCTTCAAAGGCAAGCAAGAAAGCTAGCAGAGGAAATCAGGCTGCTTGAATCCTCTTCAAAAGTAGATCAGTTGTCAGGAATTCTCTCCGAGAACAGCAGGAAGGCTTCACAAGTTGATCAGGGGAGAAGTAATCCAGTTGGGGGAAAGGTGTTGCAATTGATGGCTTTTGAAGTTCGCAAAGGAAGATTCTATGTGAGGTTGGAGTGCAGCAAGAATGAAGGTGTTTCATCATCCCTCTACACTGCAATCGAGTCTCTGGGGTGCTTCCATTTGGAGAGCTCTAACATTTCCATCGCTTCTGAAATATTCGTGCTAACTctaaat GTCAGAGGATTCATGGAGGAGATGAACGTGTCCACTTTGAAGCTATGGGTAATGGGTGCCATTTTCAAGGAGGGATTTGAGTTCGAGATGACGGCAATCCTTTAA